From a single Paramisgurnus dabryanus chromosome 17, PD_genome_1.1, whole genome shotgun sequence genomic region:
- the LOC135727361 gene encoding Schwann cell myelin protein-like isoform X1 — translation MFTLCFSYILCSVFVFSLNEGMDAWTAEKIILLSFLLNGVGCINPHINLPEKIDALSGSCVLINCTFDANITRLNNFNAQVVWSINNTRSIVLNSSMLSPNPFFKGQMLGNLSEKNCTTIFYDIRSNLSGTYNLTIINGSGKTSNMYANVTINVFESPSQPTVRLYTQKMELMQIMEVPEGSSVILRCSAKSLCSSYPPLLTWSSYPILPFNGSSIPQENQTELISDLNFTVTPLLHRTNFTCTITYQLQDKNKTAQNYFTLYVQYAPKISPSSGCKGTDVRVCFCEGHGNPSPKLTWYLSESPVSNSSCTSISEEQLGSTGFKSFFTLSCIHTANPTVLCVATNIQGSASQQFYLVPPFEETAQSEQKTLQVLLALMVFLYALTVGVALYKFKQMSNKLKAKREAESHVPFELNASNNIYENVKI, via the exons GGATGGATGCATGGACAGCAGAGAAAATCATTCTTCTCAGTTTTCTCTTGAATG gtGTTGGGTGTATAAACCCACATATCAACTTACCAGAGAAAATTGACGCTTTGAGTGGATCTTGTGTGCTTATAAACTGCACGTTTGATGCCAACATCACAAGACTTAATAACTTTAATGCTCAAGTAGTTTGGAGTATAAATAATACTCGCAGTATAGTGCTTAATTCCAGTATGTTGAGCCCTAACCCATTTTTTAAAGGACAAATGCTTGGAAATTTATCGGAGAAGAACTGCACAACAATCTTTTATGACATTCGTTCAAATCTCAGTGGTACATATAACCTCACAATCATTAATGGAAGTGGAAAAACGAGCAATATGTATGCAAATGTAACTATAAATGTATTTG AGTCTCCTTCTCAACCCACAGTAAGGTTATATACACAAAAGATGGAACTAATGCAAATCATGGAGGTGCCGGAGGGGAGCTCTGTAATTCTTCGTTGTTCGGCTAAGTCTCTCTGCTCCTCTTATCCACCACTTCTCACATGGAGCTCCTACCCCATACTTCCCTTCAATGGGAGCAGCATACCGCAGGAGAATCAAACTGAGCTCATCTCTGATCTGAACTTTACTGTTACTCCCCTTCTTCACAGAACCAATTTTACCTGCACCATCACCTACCAGCTACAGGACAAGAATAAAACAGCACAAAACTATTTCACTTTATATGTTCAGT ATGCACCCAAAATATCTCCCTCATCCGGTTGTAAGGGTACAGATGTGAGAGTCTGTTTCTGTGAGGGTCATGGGAACCCTTCTCCTAAACTGACATGGTATCTTTCTGAAAGTCCTGTCTCTAACTCCTCATGCACATCCATCAGTGAAGAGCAACTGGGTAGCACAGGCTTCAAGAGTTTCTTTACCCTATCTTGCATCCACACAGCCAACCCCACTGTGCTGTGTGTAGCTACCAACATTCAAGGCAGTGCCAGCCAACAGTTTTATCTCGTTCCACCCTTTGAAGAAACTGCAC AAAGTGAACAGAAAACACTCCAGGTCCTCTTAGCACTGATGGTTTTTCTGTATGCTCTGACTGTTGGAGTTGCCCTCTACAAATTTAAACA gATGTCCAACAAGCTCAAG GCTAAAAGAGAAGCAGAATCACATGTCCCCTTTGAACTCAACGCTTCAAACAATATCTATGAGAATGTGAAAATTTaa
- the LOC135727361 gene encoding Schwann cell myelin protein-like isoform X2: MDAWTAEKIILLSFLLNGVGCINPHINLPEKIDALSGSCVLINCTFDANITRLNNFNAQVVWSINNTRSIVLNSSMLSPNPFFKGQMLGNLSEKNCTTIFYDIRSNLSGTYNLTIINGSGKTSNMYANVTINVFESPSQPTVRLYTQKMELMQIMEVPEGSSVILRCSAKSLCSSYPPLLTWSSYPILPFNGSSIPQENQTELISDLNFTVTPLLHRTNFTCTITYQLQDKNKTAQNYFTLYVQYAPKISPSSGCKGTDVRVCFCEGHGNPSPKLTWYLSESPVSNSSCTSISEEQLGSTGFKSFFTLSCIHTANPTVLCVATNIQGSASQQFYLVPPFEETAQSEQKTLQVLLALMVFLYALTVGVALYKFKQMSNKLKAKREAESHVPFELNASNNIYENVKI, translated from the exons ATGGATGCATGGACAGCAGAGAAAATCATTCTTCTCAGTTTTCTCTTGAATG gtGTTGGGTGTATAAACCCACATATCAACTTACCAGAGAAAATTGACGCTTTGAGTGGATCTTGTGTGCTTATAAACTGCACGTTTGATGCCAACATCACAAGACTTAATAACTTTAATGCTCAAGTAGTTTGGAGTATAAATAATACTCGCAGTATAGTGCTTAATTCCAGTATGTTGAGCCCTAACCCATTTTTTAAAGGACAAATGCTTGGAAATTTATCGGAGAAGAACTGCACAACAATCTTTTATGACATTCGTTCAAATCTCAGTGGTACATATAACCTCACAATCATTAATGGAAGTGGAAAAACGAGCAATATGTATGCAAATGTAACTATAAATGTATTTG AGTCTCCTTCTCAACCCACAGTAAGGTTATATACACAAAAGATGGAACTAATGCAAATCATGGAGGTGCCGGAGGGGAGCTCTGTAATTCTTCGTTGTTCGGCTAAGTCTCTCTGCTCCTCTTATCCACCACTTCTCACATGGAGCTCCTACCCCATACTTCCCTTCAATGGGAGCAGCATACCGCAGGAGAATCAAACTGAGCTCATCTCTGATCTGAACTTTACTGTTACTCCCCTTCTTCACAGAACCAATTTTACCTGCACCATCACCTACCAGCTACAGGACAAGAATAAAACAGCACAAAACTATTTCACTTTATATGTTCAGT ATGCACCCAAAATATCTCCCTCATCCGGTTGTAAGGGTACAGATGTGAGAGTCTGTTTCTGTGAGGGTCATGGGAACCCTTCTCCTAAACTGACATGGTATCTTTCTGAAAGTCCTGTCTCTAACTCCTCATGCACATCCATCAGTGAAGAGCAACTGGGTAGCACAGGCTTCAAGAGTTTCTTTACCCTATCTTGCATCCACACAGCCAACCCCACTGTGCTGTGTGTAGCTACCAACATTCAAGGCAGTGCCAGCCAACAGTTTTATCTCGTTCCACCCTTTGAAGAAACTGCAC AAAGTGAACAGAAAACACTCCAGGTCCTCTTAGCACTGATGGTTTTTCTGTATGCTCTGACTGTTGGAGTTGCCCTCTACAAATTTAAACA gATGTCCAACAAGCTCAAG GCTAAAAGAGAAGCAGAATCACATGTCCCCTTTGAACTCAACGCTTCAAACAATATCTATGAGAATGTGAAAATTTaa